The following proteins are co-located in the Desulfatitalea tepidiphila genome:
- a CDS encoding YpsA SLOG family protein encodes MIRKIVSAGQTGVELAALDIAIKLGIAHGGWTSRGRHNEDGRLPEMYRLEETSILGFQEALRKNVSESDGTLVISRGKSTPHTKEAVRTTLELERQLLHVDLSQHPLFEAASLVSSWMAQKHIKIVHVTGLLSSEDPAIYDQTRKILETAFYLGFIKSDVQQTMRGPDVSSAPGVESLPHTVSDAVKALKTTLTLKDRTLLANMQLDELDHLRSGLGEYIKQHFGLYAGNQSLLESCAQHAGLIRPLPDEACAVILRALWEDLGRSHKLRVVK; translated from the coding sequence GTGATTCGAAAAATTGTATCGGCCGGTCAGACCGGCGTTGAGCTGGCGGCTTTGGATATTGCTATCAAGCTGGGTATTGCGCATGGTGGTTGGACATCGAGGGGTCGACACAACGAGGATGGACGGCTTCCTGAAATGTACCGGCTCGAAGAGACATCGATCCTGGGATTTCAGGAGGCTTTGCGGAAAAATGTGTCTGAATCGGACGGCACGTTAGTGATTTCCAGGGGAAAGAGTACCCCCCATACGAAAGAGGCCGTGCGGACGACACTCGAACTTGAACGGCAGCTGCTTCATGTCGATCTATCCCAGCATCCTCTGTTCGAGGCCGCTTCGCTTGTCAGTTCATGGATGGCCCAAAAGCACATCAAAATCGTCCATGTGACCGGTCTGCTGTCGAGCGAAGATCCCGCCATTTATGATCAAACCCGAAAGATATTAGAAACAGCGTTTTATCTTGGATTTATTAAATCAGATGTTCAACAAACTATGCGCGGTCCCGATGTGAGTTCCGCCCCTGGTGTGGAAAGCTTGCCGCATACTGTATCTGACGCCGTCAAAGCTCTTAAGACGACCCTTACCCTGAAAGACCGAACCCTTTTGGCGAACATGCAATTGGATGAATTGGATCACCTTCGTTCGGGCTTGGGAGAATATATCAAGCAGCACTTTGGCTTGTATGCCGGAAACCAGTCGCTTTTGGAATCATGCGCGCAGCATGCCGGCCTGATTCGACCGCTGCCAGACGAGGCATGCGCGGTGATCCTGCGGGCATTATGGGAGGATCTCGGTCGGAGTCACAAGCTCAGAGTCGTTAAGTAG
- a CDS encoding adenylate/guanylate cyclase domain-containing protein: MLLSSEKIYQTILFADIAGSTRLYEKLGDERARLLVTTCMDKLAALTREKKGTVIKTIGDEVMCTFDTPDQAASAATHMQEQISADPQMSAEHIQLRIGMHHGPIVRQSDDVFGDAVNMAARMVDQAKAGQIITSGYTIKLFTGVHLSCARLVDQARIKGKWRPVDIYELSWGRPEELTMITTVGGQPQACQTVQRARLVLTSEGQRVCVDSSCPVVTLGRDKINTIVINDPSVSRLHARVELRKENFILIDESTNGTYVLKSDGQTATVRRDEMPLPEMGVIALGQQIPKDSPLAIRFQTVPG, translated from the coding sequence ATGCTGCTATCCTCTGAAAAAATCTATCAAACCATCCTGTTCGCAGATATCGCCGGAAGCACACGCCTGTATGAAAAGCTTGGAGACGAGCGTGCACGCCTATTGGTGACCACCTGCATGGACAAACTGGCCGCCCTCACAAGAGAAAAAAAAGGTACGGTGATCAAAACTATCGGCGATGAGGTGATGTGCACCTTTGACACGCCGGATCAAGCGGCTTCGGCCGCCACGCACATGCAGGAGCAGATATCCGCCGATCCGCAAATGTCGGCCGAACACATTCAACTGCGCATCGGCATGCATCACGGCCCGATCGTCCGCCAATCGGACGACGTATTCGGCGATGCCGTCAACATGGCCGCGCGCATGGTGGATCAGGCCAAGGCAGGTCAAATCATCACCTCGGGTTACACCATAAAGCTTTTTACAGGGGTTCATCTATCCTGTGCAAGGCTCGTGGATCAAGCCCGGATTAAAGGCAAATGGCGGCCTGTCGATATTTACGAGTTGTCATGGGGTCGTCCCGAAGAACTGACCATGATCACCACCGTCGGTGGTCAACCACAGGCATGTCAAACGGTTCAACGTGCCAGGTTGGTGTTGACCAGCGAAGGCCAGCGGGTCTGCGTCGACTCATCTTGCCCGGTAGTTACCCTCGGACGAGACAAGATCAATACGATCGTGATTAACGATCCCAGTGTATCCAGACTGCATGCGAGAGTCGAATTGCGCAAAGAGAACTTCATCCTGATCGATGAGAGCACCAACGGGACCTATGTGCTGAAATCGGACGGTCAGACAGCGACCGTCCGGCGAGATGAGATGCCCCTTCCGGAAATGGGCGTGATTGCGCTGGGACAGCAGATACCGAAAGACTCACCGCTGGCGATCCGGTTCCAGACCGTCCCCGGATAG